The genomic DNA AGTccggaaaaatatttatgttcactATTTTCTGTTAAAGTTAAATTGTCATATTTACACTCAGGATAATTTCCTTCAAGTTCAAAGTCCAAAAACTTCACCAATATCTTATTCGAAGATTGAGCTTCTATTGAATACGTACAGTCAAGCAAAGGGTAGTAAACGTTAGTATAACCAGGGCTATACAAATACTGTTCTTCAGTTTTTGCTATTAATGTTGCACCACAAATAAGATCCCATTGTGCTTTAAAACCATCCAAATTGATATCAGCATCTGTGCGGAATGTAACTTTCATTTGGGTAGATGTAGAATTGTATGAAGGTGGAAGATGGCGACCGCATAGCCTAGCCATTTCTTCgtatttgttttctttccagtcataaattattatgacatccttagtacaatttaatttatcttctaTTACAAAGCGATCTACAAATTTGAGAGATATTCTGTAACCAAGTTCGGCTTGAATTTCCCAGGTGCATTCTTGATTGCTTCCGTACTCTCCAGGATAATTTGGTGAAGTAAATATTCTATCATTTTTCGTAAGATATCCTCCACATTGATAAGTGACAAGTTTAGTTAAAAgcttaatatttgttttattctgcGGCTTTGAATGATACTCTATGTAGGGATACATAAATGACGAAACAAGAGCTTTTTCGGGAATATTGTTATTGCAAAATTTACCAAAACTAGATGCGGACCCTAATCCAGACTTTATTTCTATGAATTCATCTGAAcaatctaaattaaataaaccttcCAACTTGAATTCTACTCTAAACCCTTCAGGAGCAATAAGGACCCAAGCACAATCTATGGTACTGCTGTGATTATTTGGTACATTGATAATGTTTACAGCTTCTTGCCCTGTATGAATAATACCTCCGCATGGCTGTAACTTCCATGTCAGATCGAAGGTAAagggtttttcttttatttgtagaGCTGTTAAATGCATTGTTGTcgtcggtattctataggaaaGTTCACTATTAGTACAAATATTTCGACTGAATAAAACACCTTCTATGCCTATGTCTGACTTTATGGAAAGCTGAGAATCAAGAAAACGACAGCTAGCTTTAGCTAAAGATGACATATTCACAGTTACGTATATTGTGTTATAAGCAACTTCGTATGAGTTATATTGATCGGATACTTTAGTGTATTGCCACTCACAAAAGTATGATGTTTGCAGATTTGGTGATGTTAATTCCCCTTGGATCCCCTGTAAGTTACCACCACATTGTGCAGCTTCATCTGAACTAAACTTAGCTTTAAATCTATGTGTTTCCTTTCCTCTTGATAACGACCACACATAAAATGTTAGCTTATTTTGACTCGACTCAAAAACTAAATGAGATGAGTTATTCATGTCATTTTTTTCTATCCTAGAGTTAAACGACATATCATTATAGGCATTGATGTTTTGATTATCTTCAAAATCGATTAACTCTAAACGTATTCTACGGTGAATGTTAGGTACTATAATCTTCCACTGACAAAACCGTAGTGAGGTTTCTTTTGGATAGCCTGGAGAAGTTAAATAACCCTCGAAAGCTGTCATTGTTCCACCACAAGAGGGCCTCGAAGAATTAAATGTTAATCTAAACCCTTTACTTTCAGAAACATGCGTCCATTCGTTAGGTTCACCATAATGTAGTTTAATAATCACTCTGTCTGTCAGTGTTTCAATAGTATCTGAGTAGACCTCAtcgttacaaaataattttaactggGCATCTGCTACTGAGTTATTTCCTGGTATGGTTTCTTCAACTGTAATTTTTGTTTGACATGATATTTTAGTATCAGGCAAGTCTATATCAGTAAAATGAAGATGTATGACATGTCTTGGAAGTGATATTATTTCCCATTGGCATACAGTTCCAGGAGGAAGCACTAGCATATTAGGATAGCCAGGTGATGAAAATTCGCCTGATTCAGAGATTATTGTGCCTCCACACATATCTATAGATACATTAGCTTTAAACCCATCTCTAGGTTCTGAAATTTGTgtggtatattttataaatacagcATTGCCGCTACTCTTAACTGTACTGGGACGTGGTCGCTCTTTGCATAAACGCCCTTTAACAGGTGAAAATCGAGAAGATCCATCTCTAATTTCAACAGATTCAGAGGAGCATTGGTCAGATGGTTCCAAGTCAAACCTATCCAAGAAGTCTATTCTAATGACTTCTCCTGGAGGTCCTCTAAATACCCAAACGCATTCAGTGTAAGGAGTCGGTATCGAAGGATAGTTTGGAGAGGTAATAATTTCCCATTTGTGGTCGAAATCTAAAGTTGACGTAACTCCACATTCTATATTCTTTTCCTCATAGCGTAACCTAAAGGTTGGAAATTTTCTAAGCTCTGTTATTGGTATCATAGAATCTGAAGTTACAGAACTGACAGATATAATGTTACCAGATGAAACCAATTCACTCCTATTTTCGTGTGAATAGCCACAATATTTCCCTTTACCTAAGTACGGCGATTCGATACTTTCACCAttccttaatattatgtaatcagtacaatcattatcatttgttacattaaaatattcgaACTTGATCTTTATTGTACGACCTGGGCGTACTTTTACTGTCCAGTTACATCTTAATTCTGAGTATAATGAATGTCCATTGTGCAATGTATCTAATTTTGTTAGTTCTACTATTCCAGACTTATCTTGAAGCATTCCACCACATGCCGCGGTTACGTGAGCTTTAAACCCTTTACGAGATATACTGGCATccgatttaaatattagttTCATGTAAATCGAAGAATCTAATGGAACTTTTTCATTTTCTGATAGGCATATCGTTTCGGCTAGAGGAGTCCAAGACACGAGATTATTCGAAGAATAAATTGAGATATGGTCGGCGAAACAATTTGGTGTTTCTTCTAACGATATTTCATCAAAAACCAATCTTAAGTGGTGACTTGGAGGAGCTTGAAATATCCATATGCAATTCAAATTTGGATCATAAAAATTTGGGTAGTTTGGTGAATTAAATACAAACTCACTTCCAATAGACAGAAGTTCAGTATTATTTGTTCCGCATTTGATTTGACTATTAGTCTCAATTTCTAAGTTTCTATTAGTCTCCGCccatataatatgaaatatcgATCCAATATTCGTATCGTCcaaaactaattttataaaggcAACATTGGAACTACtttgtaataatttactttCCTGTTTTAACAATCCACATAGTTCCTCTAATAAGGGAGCATCATCGTCGTAGCCGTCGAAAATTATTAACTTGCTGTTGCACGTATCTTGAGTTTTATGTATTTCTAAATGAtcaatatttaaagaaatggaTTTTGAATCGTCTACAAAGATTCTCCAATTGTATTCTCCACTTCCTGAATAAGGTAAAGGATAAAGAGGAGAAGTAATTTCACCGCTTTGTAACCCCGTGATGTCGTTGCCGTGAAGAAATCCATAATTAAGGAGAAATCCCTGGCCAGTGTTTCTATCATTactatgaaattttatatatagttttgttCCAGTTGTAGTGTTAGTTGGAACATCTTGACCACAATAAACAGCTAATAAATTACCACCACCATTTTTTTCCCTAACTTCTAAGTAGTCTTCATTACAACCATCGGAATAATATAAATCAAACCTCTCAAACGTAATATAAACTCTATTTCCAGGTGATGTGCTTAAAATCCACTCACAATTTGCATTATTGGGGTAAGACAGCGGATAATTTGGTGATGCGATAGTTCCTTCTTCTGATATCAATTCTCCTCCACAAGCGTTTGTCAAAGTGGAATAATGCGCTGAAAACTGACCTTCTATGGTATTAGTGTAAGACCCTAGCTGAATCGTGAGGGCACTACCATGACTAACAATAGTAGGTGGTGCTTTTCTACCACAATACTCTTCAATAAGTGGTGCCATTTGATCGTTTCCATCATAGACTCTAAGGTAGGATGACGGACATTTTCTATTTGTAATAATGTCAGTATTTTTCGGTAATGACAAGTGCCGTATAGTTAATTTTACTTTCTTACTAGGTTCTGGTGCGAGGATAGTCCATGTACAATCCTGGTTTGTATAACTCAAAAATTTATCATTGCTTATAATACCGTCCTCGTTTGCCTCAATTATTGCACCACAGCTCATGCTGAAATTAGCTTTAAAACCTTTGGCCGTTCCATACTCGTCAGTTTTAAACTGCACTAGTATTGTCGAGTTTCGAGATATTATTTGAGATATATTTGTGCTCGGACATATAAGCCAAGTGTAATTTAAAGCCAATAAATTCGGGCCATCATAAATTTTTATCGAATCACCGCAATCTTCTTCAGTATCCGTGCTGGAGTACAAATCCAAATccataaattttaaatcaactCTGTGATTTTTTGGTACTCTTATAGACCATAAACAATCATTGTCATTATCATAGTTTTTAGGataattaattgattgaattgacCCTGATTGAGATTCTATCAAACCACCACAACcttttctttgagaagtaaagATAGATTTAAAATACACATCTCGTAATGATGACTGCTTAATTAATCTGACGAGCAGAATATTGGAGCTGGCAGCAACAGTAATCTCCCCTTTAACGCAAATTCTTGTTATTAAGGGAAAAGCTCGACTTTGCccattataaatttcaatagcATCTACAGTGCAATTTTTAGATTCTGTCATATAGAATtcggaaaattttaaaataactgctgTCCCTAGTGGAGTTTCTATAATCCATTCACATTCTAATTCACCAGCAGAATCTGAAATTTTGTCCATCACTAAGGAGCCCTCACTTTTTGTAATATATCCACCACAACCATAGTTAACCCATTCTAAACGAAACCCTTGTCTAGGAAAATAGCTTCCAGTgacaaatttaatttgtaaagaatTACTAGTGCTAGTTATTGGTTTTGGTAATGAGTCTCCACACTGTCTCTCGGAAAAGTTTATATCTGACATCTCTTTCGTTTGCAAATAATCTGTTTCACAATTACCGAGATGCCGGTATAAACTGTATCTTGGGCGATTTAGTGGGCTATATAATGATGATTGCCTGGTCCAAGGATGaggattataaaataatgaatatggATGTAAAGCCGAAAATAGATTAAAATGCGTAAACGTAATATTGATTCTGTTGCCTTTAGGCACAGTTATTGTCCATAAGCAATTGGAGTTTAATGGATATTTATCAGGGAACCCAGGACTGTCAATAACTCCATAACTTCCACTTATGTTATTATTGCAAATAGTGTTATAGTTCAGTAAAAACCCTTTTCCACCGATTAAAATGTCGgatctaaatttaataaaagcataATTACTAGTAGTTTCAATGTTGTTTAACGTACTTGACATGAGACAATGTTTGCCATAGCTTGAAGATTGTTCATTACTTCCATCAAATATTTCAACATAGTCATCTCTACAATCCGTTGTTTTTTCTAAATCTAATTCTGTAAAACTTATACGAATTTTTGATCCACTACTCGTAACAATACGATAAAAACATTCCGCATTTTCATTGTAGTTCTGTGGATAATTAGGTGACGATATAGAACCAGATACACTAGTCAGTGTTCCTCCACAGCCACTCAAGGTACCATCCCATTCAATTTTAAATCCCTTTccacttaaataaaaatcggaATGGAAATGGAGATGTAAACTATTAGCTGTTGACACTACTCTTTTATACTTGAAGTATCCGCAATATTTGCCTATGATTGAAGAATCTGGAGTAGATCCATCTCTTATTTCTAGATAGTCTCCTAAATCACATTTATCACGTAGAGGTCTTTCTAGGTCAAAGTCAGTTATGTTAAGTCTTATTTGGTGACCCACAGGGGTGGATATTATCCACGTACAATCACGATTAGGCTCGTAAACCTCAGGCCAATTTGGTGAAAATATGTATCCATGAGATTTAACAAAGAATCCGCCGCAATGATTGTGCTCGTCTAAAAATGCATACGATACTGAAAATCCATTTCCACGAATACTATTATCCGATATAAACCTTATAACAAGGTGATTCGATGAAATAGTTAAAGCTGGAGGTAAAGAACCTCCACAATATTTTCCCAAAACATTATGGTTATTATCATCATCGATTTCAATAATTTCTATATAATCACTATCACATGAATCCATGAGCTCAAGTTCAAATCTATTCCATGTTAATTTAATATGCATTCCTTCAGGAGCGATTACATGCCACGTACAATTATCATTATTAGAATATCGGCCATTATCGGCAGGGTGATTTATGAGACCTGAATCTTCTTTATAAATACCTCCACATTCTGTATCTAGAGTAGTATAATTCGCATAGAAGCCCCTACCACTAACACTATTAtctgaattaaatttaatgtacatataattatatgaaGATATTTGCATAGGTGGAACAGCTTCAGAATTACCACAATATTTGCCTAATAATGATGAGTTAATAAAATGTCCATCTCTAATTTCAACATAATCATAAGTACAATTGTAGTATCTGCTATCTTCAATGTCGAAATCTTGGAATgttaactgtatttttttacctGGAGCGGTACTAATAACATATTCACACTCACTTTGCTTTGGGTAGAACATCGGATAATTCGGAGACTTTATAACACCACTGTCTCCTACTATATTTTGTAGACAAACTgattcaaaagttattttaaacccatcGGATGCTACTGTATGGTCAGTTCTGAacaaaataaacagtttatttgTAGAAGAAGTGTACGTCTTAGGGTGTGTTATACCGCAAAATTTTCCAACCAATGGTGAATCCGATGTTGGACCATCATATATTTTCAAGAAGTCGTACTTACATGTTAAGGATCTTTCTAAGTTAAAAGATTTGAATTCAATACGAATCCTTGTATCGGGacgagtttttattttatattcacatATTAAATTACTTAGATAAAGGCCGTTATATGAAGGTGAGACGATTTCTCCTCTATCAGAGGTAAAATAACCACCACAACCGGGCACACCCCCAATTGGTGCAAATGCTATTTGAAATCCTTTACCAGAACCTAAGGCATCCGAGTGAAAATGAATTAGTAATTCAGAACTAGCTGATTGGACCGGTGCAGGTTGTGTTGTGttacaatatttgtttataagtGGATCTGTTGTATGTTCACCATCATAAATTGCTAAATAATCAAAACTGCAATTAGCATGCTCTTCTAAATCGAGTTGAAAGAAatgcaattgtatttttttaccaaaatttGTTCTCAAGTGCCAGTAACAATCGCGGTTAGGAGGATATGTGTTGGGTGAGCCAGGTGAACTAATATGCCCATGAGTTTTTGCATCTACTTCTCCACCGCACACAGGCAATACACTATCCCAATGCAAAGCAAATCCGTCTTTGGCTACCGAATGGTCAGAACGgaaccaaaaatataaataattatgacttGAAATGATATTTCCACCGTTTGGAAGATTACTTCCACAAAATCTTCCGATAAGTTGACGTGCTGAATTTCTTCCATCGTGAATTTGCAAGAAATCAAATCTACACTCATTTGTGTCATTTTCTAAATTGAATCTACTAAATGTTACGTTGATTACCTTATCTGGGGCGGTATGAATAACCCAAGCACATCTTGAATCATGCGCGTAACTTGTGTTTGTTAAGGGATATATTATACTGCCCTCTTCAGAGTCTAGAAATCCGCCACATTGTTGAATATGAACTTGACAAACATCACCAGAAAATAAAGCAGTACACTCACATCTGAACCCTCGTGTTAATTTATCATCAAGCCTGCAACTGCCGCCATTTTGACATGGGTTATTAGAACAAATATTGTTTTGGTCAGTGCAATAAGGTCCACTGTAACCTGGATAACAAATACATGTATAGCCTTGCCGTAGAGGATGACAATGTCCGTGAACGCCGCAAGGATTATTTTCACAGCGCTGAGTATTGTTTC from Pararge aegeria chromosome 5, ilParAegt1.1, whole genome shotgun sequence includes the following:
- the LOC120624164 gene encoding cubilin, with protein sequence MSNLYIYLFMIIIVSSELSYCEVFTNRPKIKVVDGDLIFQPAYDRSIYLNPNGPKSKIFYGELNLLNLYNRTNTGDPNEFNDNAQADKGQLNDAFRRIQNLESLTNSFPSNVNLNISYLTRKVNNLSNRVRALQTLVSIKNINECQSHPCENGGTCLNLVNGYHCLCPSTWKGVNCDKDVNECRNYAGTDLGCQNGATCINRPGSYECICKPGWYGLDCTRTAKNCSGGDFEMCGHGICLPINSGDGIKCICNQGWTTDGTSVACLTDVNECLSGQGPRCSVNPRVDCINLPGSFRCGECPRGYEGDGYACYDIDECLTIPNGGCSTSPMVTCHNTIGSRICGSCPPDYLGDGITCIWTGSCSINHGGCHPSAQCIENQGFRRTSQCLCPYGMEGDGIGIHGCYVSIGGNNTQRCENNPCGVHGHCHPLRQGYTCICYPGYSGPYCTDQNNICSNNPCQNGGSCRLDDKLTRGFRCECTALFSGDVCQVHIQQCGGFLDSEEGSIIYPLTNTSYAHDSRCAWVIHTAPDKVINVTFSRFNLENDTNECRFDFLQIHDGRNSARQLIGRFCGSNLPNGGNIISSHNYLYFWFRSDHSVAKDGFALHWDSVLPVCGGEVDAKTHGHISSPGSPNTYPPNRDCYWHLRTNFGKKIQLHFFQLDLEEHANCSFDYLAIYDGEHTTDPLINKYCNTTQPAPVQSASSELLIHFHSDALGSGKGFQIAFAPIGGVPGCGGYFTSDRGEIVSPSYNGLYLSNLICEYKIKTRPDTRIRIEFKSFNLERSLTCKYDFLKIYDGPTSDSPLVGKFCGITHPKTYTSSTNKLFILFRTDHTVASDGFKITFESVCLQNIVGDSGVIKSPNYPMFYPKQSECEYVISTAPGKKIQLTFQDFDIEDSRYYNCTYDYVEIRDGHFINSSLLGKYCGNSEAVPPMQISSYNYMYIKFNSDNSVSGRGFYANYTTLDTECGGIYKEDSGLINHPADNGRYSNNDNCTWHVIAPEGMHIKLTWNRFELELMDSCDSDYIEIIEIDDDNNHNVLGKYCGGSLPPALTISSNHLVIRFISDNSIRGNGFSVSYAFLDEHNHCGGFFVKSHGYIFSPNWPEVYEPNRDCTWIISTPVGHQIRLNITDFDLERPLRDKCDLGDYLEIRDGSTPDSSIIGKYCGYFKYKRVVSTANSLHLHFHSDFYLSGKGFKIEWDGTLSGCGGTLTSVSGSISSPNYPQNYNENAECFYRIVTSSGSKIRISFTELDLEKTTDCRDDYVEIFDGSNEQSSSYGKHCLMSSTLNNIETTSNYAFIKFRSDILIGGKGFLLNYNTICNNNISGSYGVIDSPGFPDKYPLNSNCLWTITVPKGNRINITFTHFNLFSALHPYSLFYNPHPWTRQSSLYSPLNRPRYSLYRHLGNCETDYLQTKEMSDINFSERQCGDSLPKPITSTSNSLQIKFVTGSYFPRQGFRLEWVNYGCGGYITKSEGSLVMDKISDSAGELECEWIIETPLGTAVILKFSEFYMTESKNCTVDAIEIYNGQSRAFPLITRICVKGEITVAASSNILLVRLIKQSSLRDVYFKSIFTSQRKGCGGLIESQSGSIQSINYPKNYDNDNDCLWSIRVPKNHRVDLKFMDLDLYSSTDTEEDCGDSIKIYDGPNLLALNYTWLICPSTNISQIISRNSTILVQFKTDEYGTAKGFKANFSMSCGAIIEANEDGIISNDKFLSYTNQDCTWTILAPEPSKKVKLTIRHLSLPKNTDIITNRKCPSSYLRVYDGNDQMAPLIEEYCGRKAPPTIVSHGSALTIQLGSYTNTIEGQFSAHYSTLTNACGGELISEEGTIASPNYPLSYPNNANCEWILSTSPGNRVYITFERFDLYYSDGCNEDYLEVREKNGGGNLLAVYCGQDVPTNTTTGTKLYIKFHSNDRNTGQGFLLNYGFLHGNDITGLQSGEITSPLYPLPYSGSGEYNWRIFVDDSKSISLNIDHLEIHKTQDTCNSKLIIFDGYDDDAPLLEELCGLLKQESKLLQSSSNVAFIKLVLDDTNIGSIFHIIWAETNRNLEIETNSQIKCGTNNTELLSIGSEFVFNSPNYPNFYDPNLNCIWIFQAPPSHHLRLVFDEISLEETPNCFADHISIYSSNNLVSWTPLAETICLSENEKVPLDSSIYMKLIFKSDASISRKGFKAHVTAACGGMLQDKSGIVELTKLDTLHNGHSLYSELRCNWTVKVRPGRTIKIKFEYFNVTNDNDCTDYIILRNGESIESPYLGKGKYCGYSHENRSELVSSGNIISVSSVTSDSMIPITELRKFPTFRLRYEEKNIECGVTSTLDFDHKWEIITSPNYPSIPTPYTECVWVFRGPPGEVIRIDFLDRFDLEPSDQCSSESVEIRDGSSRFSPVKGRLCKERPRPSTVKSSGNAVFIKYTTQISEPRDGFKANVSIDMCGGTIISESGEFSSPGYPNMLVLPPGTVCQWEIISLPRHVIHLHFTDIDLPDTKISCQTKITVEETIPGNNSVADAQLKLFCNDEVYSDTIETLTDRVIIKLHYGEPNEWTHVSESKGFRLTFNSSRPSCGGTMTAFEGYLTSPGYPKETSLRFCQWKIIVPNIHRRIRLELIDFEDNQNINAYNDMSFNSRIEKNDMNNSSHLVFESSQNKLTFYVWSLSRGKETHRFKAKFSSDEAAQCGGNLQGIQGELTSPNLQTSYFCEWQYTKVSDQYNSYEVAYNTIYVTVNMSSLAKASCRFLDSQLSIKSDIGIEGVLFSRNICTNSELSYRIPTTTMHLTALQIKEKPFTFDLTWKLQPCGGIIHTGQEAVNIINVPNNHSSTIDCAWVLIAPEGFRVEFKLEGLFNLDCSDEFIEIKSGLGSASSFGKFCNNNIPEKALVSSFMYPYIEYHSKPQNKTNIKLLTKLVTYQCGGYLTKNDRIFTSPNYPGEYGSNQECTWEIQAELGYRISLKFVDRFVIEDKLNCTKDVIIIYDWKENKYEEMARLCGRHLPPSYNSTSTQMKVTFRTDADINLDGFKAQWDLICGATLIAKTEEQYLYSPGYTNVYYPLLDCTYSIEAQSSNKILVKFLDFELEGNYPECKYDNLTLTENSEHKYFSGLYCGKDKPPPLQAFENVKIVFKTDRYTQKKGFKISYSLFSCGGQVKEPKLISSQASGTPETYEENMNCTWFIEAPINKTVVIKFPYIDLESSYECYSDYVAVYEGALIDSSKRLSLMCGHVNSTTVIKSNSSNTVLQFVSDTGLNYRGFQAQILFSYSASVGCGGEIDLESTSSHHLRSPLIGRNVVYENYLDCHWKIKAPIDHVIKVNFTKFHIASCAHVNQTAVGFSTCDCDLVELKDGLNPNSLVIGTYCGHNFPPEIFSSSNYMSIRFSTDGEAVSSGFEAVLTSQPSSCGQTVFSVSRTIQQVRSPGYETGSIPRGLHCSYIFDSESEPYSIIHLRVHNMDIEAGTDDNSSCDKDRLIITSNSQERNASLGQEFILNEADDFFSHAYYFDSTLRFPTHIVLCGLKKSLDFYVSKSVMISLKTTPENTVNHRGVEIAVSYVDYCGRNYTELQGRIQRSYGSNDDTNDLDCYTLISVPENYTISVYFISVSPVYWNTNVYLEIFDGNNTNAHLLDKVTTEYPEYLQTFSTGNSLLLHSLRHGMDVVTFDLNYIATNKGQGCGGRLQGEIGRVTSPLYPRVFRKKSTCEWELETPSNTRLFLRFTIFNLGTICDQNYLSLVDKNGNLISTYCSETPADYTSYDNYVKIVFTTSNNNGGNGWVADFCGIF